From the genome of Amycolatopsis sp. NBC_01488, one region includes:
- a CDS encoding tyrosine-type recombinase/integrase: MPWVDQTGQDTWRVRYRRADGTIASIAGFPDEAAANNYIDDMETDKRRGKWIDPTGGQTTVAEWAGDWIDALDIDRRTEDNYRSFLKVHVLPRWGTTALADITNSKVRSWEKKLRQSGLADSTVASIMKCFSLLLSDAADETLIDANPIRNRRRGRRRRTQRRPRQVWAEPGEVLAVSDQIALCYGPGGAILATTAGWTGARWGELVGLQRPNLHLYDDNTGKIVVDPDIGALHEPGSGSMFLGPPKTEASVRDISLPPFLVMLLRAHLDSHDHSHVFVTPQSELHRRSNFGRRAFRPAADGNTRKVNPRVRLRAVKPGLKFHGLRHSHKTWVIDDGIPEIAQALRLGHVLQDKVQETYSHVADAVEQRLLESLQTRWEKAVAGSTTPAEQCAWRYVAA, encoded by the coding sequence ATGCCCTGGGTCGACCAAACCGGCCAGGACACTTGGCGCGTTCGCTACCGACGCGCCGACGGAACGATCGCCTCCATCGCCGGGTTTCCCGATGAAGCCGCAGCGAACAACTACATCGACGACATGGAGACCGACAAACGTCGCGGAAAATGGATCGACCCGACGGGTGGTCAGACCACCGTAGCCGAGTGGGCCGGGGACTGGATCGACGCACTCGACATCGACCGGCGCACGGAAGATAATTACCGCAGCTTCCTCAAGGTTCACGTTCTTCCCCGATGGGGCACCACCGCACTGGCCGACATCACCAACTCCAAAGTCCGGAGCTGGGAGAAGAAATTGCGACAATCCGGGCTGGCGGACAGCACCGTCGCCAGCATCATGAAGTGCTTCTCCCTGTTGCTGTCCGACGCCGCGGACGAGACACTCATCGACGCTAACCCGATCCGGAACCGCCGCCGGGGTCGGCGCCGCCGAACCCAGCGCCGACCCAGGCAAGTGTGGGCAGAACCAGGAGAGGTTCTCGCCGTGTCCGACCAGATCGCTCTCTGCTACGGCCCGGGTGGAGCGATACTGGCGACCACGGCGGGCTGGACCGGGGCGCGCTGGGGCGAGCTGGTCGGACTGCAACGCCCGAACCTGCACCTCTACGACGACAACACCGGGAAGATCGTTGTCGACCCCGACATCGGCGCACTCCACGAACCGGGCTCGGGCAGCATGTTCCTCGGCCCGCCGAAGACCGAGGCGTCCGTGCGAGACATCTCCCTGCCGCCGTTCCTCGTGATGCTCCTGCGGGCTCACCTGGACAGCCACGACCACTCGCACGTCTTCGTCACACCGCAGTCCGAACTGCACCGGCGGAGCAACTTCGGCCGCCGCGCATTCCGCCCCGCGGCCGACGGAAACACGCGCAAGGTCAATCCCCGCGTTCGCCTGCGCGCCGTGAAGCCAGGCCTGAAATTCCACGGGCTCCGGCACAGCCACAAGACCTGGGTGATCGACGATGGGATTCCCGAGATCGCCCAAGCGCTCCGCCTCGGTCATGTACTCCAAGACAAGGTCCAAGAGACCTACTCTCACGTCGCAGACGCCGTCGAGCAACGCCTGCTTGAGTCACTGCAGACGCGGTGGGAGAAGGCTGTCGCCGGCAGCACAACTCCGGCGGAGCAATGTGCGTGGCGATATGTGGCCGCATAA
- a CDS encoding SAM-dependent methyltransferase, with protein sequence MNLAYLYDAFREAKNSDGRVKPCVKYAHDNERTAAQRLNEKVQGAGFVFRSERGFLDRAATYLAGHQRVSSIVVAGAGLPHIASDDDLHSQVRLTEAIAHNRLQRTACATVIYVERDPLTLAQLRTIADADDGIHVVDADPWNPAAMWDTLYNTGSENPGLICPDLDRVALLLGGGVMSFYGGNRTDATQVVQDHLARLPAGGFLAMTHLYQPETPDLAAQAREFEAALQEHGPGTGSLATDAEIHAMIQGTSVLPPGIAPTFTWYPDGPSADAPVCGHFTAAVLTQKPGPDNELPEPPWLETSDSPTARIPTARTARDPEPVSPRTSTYLHGGIGPGPDRSPGCGQSFLVHPQG encoded by the coding sequence ATCAACCTCGCCTACCTCTACGACGCCTTCCGCGAAGCCAAAAACAGCGACGGCCGCGTCAAACCGTGCGTCAAATACGCCCACGACAACGAACGCACCGCCGCCCAGCGGCTCAACGAAAAGGTGCAGGGCGCGGGGTTCGTGTTCCGGTCTGAACGCGGGTTCCTCGACCGGGCGGCCACCTACCTCGCCGGCCACCAGCGCGTCAGCAGCATCGTGGTCGCCGGCGCGGGCCTGCCGCACATCGCCAGTGATGACGATCTGCACTCCCAGGTCCGTCTCACCGAGGCGATCGCCCACAACCGCCTGCAGCGCACGGCGTGCGCGACGGTGATCTACGTCGAACGCGACCCGCTGACACTGGCGCAGCTGCGCACCATCGCCGATGCCGATGACGGCATCCACGTCGTCGACGCCGACCCGTGGAACCCCGCCGCCATGTGGGACACCCTCTACAACACCGGCAGCGAAAACCCAGGCCTGATCTGTCCCGACCTCGACCGCGTGGCGTTGCTGCTGGGCGGCGGGGTGATGTCGTTCTACGGCGGCAACCGCACCGATGCCACCCAGGTGGTGCAAGACCATCTCGCGCGTCTTCCGGCCGGCGGGTTCCTAGCCATGACCCACCTGTACCAGCCCGAGACTCCCGACCTCGCCGCCCAGGCACGTGAATTCGAAGCGGCACTGCAGGAACACGGTCCGGGGACCGGCAGCCTCGCCACCGACGCCGAGATCCACGCGATGATCCAGGGCACCAGCGTGCTGCCACCCGGGATCGCTCCCACGTTCACCTGGTACCCCGACGGACCGTCCGCGGACGCACCGGTGTGCGGACACTTCACCGCCGCCGTCCTCACCCAGAAACCAGGACCGGACAACGAGCTACCGGAGCCCCCCTGGCTCGAAACCTCTGACTCCCCGACCGCCCGTATCCCAACCGCGCGGACGGCCAGGGATCCGGAACCGGTGTCGCCACGAACCTCGACTTACCTGCACGGCGGCATCGGGCCCGGACCCGACCGGTCACCGGGGTGTGGCCAGTCATTCCTCGTGCACCCACAAGGTTAA
- a CDS encoding cytochrome P450: MSTPVTGCRLAELTGLPLLSTTTTCPAPQAAYRRLREGWGQVVPVDLDPGIPAWLVMGYREIRAVVRDELHFSRDSTHWRLLQEGRISPDSGLLPIMAPRDNAYFSDGAKHRRLRAPLVDALAGLSEQHMARLIRATCDRLIDRLPADGPIDLVAPYAAQVPMLTVAGLFGIPTDLGERLQACVIALFGSGGDAQALFAEMEAILTGIISAHRAAPAADLTTAFLDHPNHRDDAEVLASMLLTLGAGWETTQVWIAQTLRIMLTDSRFAAQVRGGHLGIDDALDHVLWTDPPMANQLTRWATSDTVLAGQHIARGDALILGLAAANADPWAGAQDRIDTGNRAHLAFGIGLHACPAQRASRLIARTAVETILHRLPDARLDIPAAEVPLHPSPWTRGPAHLLVTATRTRN, from the coding sequence ATGTCCACGCCCGTGACCGGCTGCCGCCTCGCCGAGCTGACCGGCCTGCCCCTGCTGTCGACGACGACCACGTGCCCCGCCCCCCAAGCCGCCTATCGGCGGCTGCGCGAGGGCTGGGGGCAGGTCGTGCCGGTCGACCTGGATCCCGGGATCCCGGCGTGGCTGGTGATGGGGTACCGCGAGATCCGGGCCGTGGTCCGCGACGAGCTGCATTTCTCCCGCGACTCCACCCACTGGCGGCTGTTGCAAGAAGGCCGCATCAGCCCGGACTCGGGGCTCCTGCCGATCATGGCCCCGCGCGACAACGCGTACTTCTCCGACGGCGCCAAACATCGTCGGCTTCGTGCCCCGCTCGTCGACGCCCTGGCCGGGCTCAGCGAGCAGCACATGGCCCGCCTCATCCGCGCGACCTGTGACCGGCTGATCGACCGGCTCCCCGCTGACGGGCCGATCGACCTGGTCGCGCCCTACGCCGCGCAGGTGCCGATGCTCACCGTCGCGGGCCTGTTCGGCATCCCCACGGACCTCGGCGAGCGGCTGCAGGCCTGCGTGATCGCGCTATTCGGCTCCGGCGGGGACGCCCAGGCCCTGTTCGCCGAGATGGAAGCCATCCTCACCGGCATCATCAGCGCGCACCGCGCGGCGCCGGCCGCCGACCTCACCACCGCCTTCCTCGACCACCCCAACCATCGCGACGACGCCGAGGTTCTGGCCTCGATGTTGCTGACGCTGGGAGCAGGCTGGGAAACCACCCAGGTGTGGATCGCGCAGACGCTGCGGATCATGCTCACCGATAGCCGCTTCGCCGCCCAAGTCCGCGGCGGCCACCTCGGCATCGACGACGCTCTGGATCACGTGTTGTGGACAGACCCGCCGATGGCCAACCAGCTCACCCGCTGGGCCACCAGCGACACCGTCCTCGCCGGCCAGCACATCGCCCGCGGCGACGCCCTGATCCTCGGGCTCGCCGCCGCCAACGCCGACCCCTGGGCCGGCGCCCAGGACCGCATCGACACCGGCAACCGCGCGCACCTGGCCTTCGGCATCGGACTGCACGCCTGCCCCGCCCAGCGGGCCAGCCGCCTCATCGCCCGCACCGCCGTCGAGACCATCCTGCACCGCCTGCCCGACGCGCGCCTGGACATACCCGCTGCCGAGGTGCCGCTGCACCCCTCGCCCTGGACCCGCGGCCCGGCTCACCTGCTCGTCACCGCGACCCGCACCCGCAACTAG
- a CDS encoding GTP-binding protein: MLLSAPPDQRWVSDVGVGCVAGSVAGPFGVGKTTLIGTVSEIEPLRTEEQMTVAGADIDSLDGVEDKTTTTVALDFGRITLGDTALYLFGTPGQQRFWPLWPGLAQGAIGVLVLVDLRRLDHSFAVLDQLDTTRLPYVVAVNDFPDTPNHADDEVRQALALPEAVVLHCDARDHRSPVDALITLVRRALTCLDAAEARI; the protein is encoded by the coding sequence GTGCTTCTCAGTGCTCCGCCGGATCAGCGTTGGGTCAGCGACGTCGGCGTCGGCTGCGTTGCCGGCTCGGTGGCCGGGCCGTTCGGCGTCGGCAAGACCACACTGATCGGCACGGTCAGCGAGATCGAGCCACTGCGCACCGAAGAGCAGATGACCGTCGCCGGCGCCGACATCGACTCCCTCGACGGCGTCGAGGACAAAACCACCACGACGGTCGCGCTGGACTTCGGCCGGATCACCCTCGGCGACACCGCGCTGTACCTGTTCGGCACCCCCGGGCAACAACGGTTCTGGCCCCTGTGGCCCGGCCTGGCCCAGGGCGCCATCGGGGTCCTGGTCCTGGTCGACCTGCGCCGGCTCGATCACAGCTTCGCCGTCCTCGACCAGCTCGACACCACCCGGCTGCCCTACGTCGTCGCCGTCAACGACTTCCCCGACACCCCCAACCACGCCGACGACGAGGTGCGCCAGGCGCTCGCCCTGCCCGAGGCGGTGGTGCTGCACTGCGACGCCCGCGACCACCGCTCGCCGGTCGACGCCCTGATCACCCTGGTCCGTCGTGCCCTGACCTGTCTCGACGCCGCGGAGGCCCGAATCTGA